Below is a genomic region from Desulfobacter sp..
CAGGTTGGGTTCTTTCATCAAAACGGCAAAGCGTTCCACATGGGCTCTTGCCAGACGGGCCGCATCCTTGGCATCTTTTCTGGACACAGCATTCAGAATCAAGGAAAGATCCTGGATATCCTTGTCAAGCAAGTCCCGAGAAAAAGGGAGGAACCGGGTAAAATAGGTATAAACGTTCCCATGGACGGTCTTAAGATTCGCCTCCACCAGGGGATTTTTTCCCATGGCAGCCAGGGCCAGGTGAAATTTTGCATCCAGACGGTTAAACTCATCCCAATTGTCCGGATCGGTCTTAGCATGGGCGCGAATCTGATCTAAAATTTTTCCAAGAAGAACCAAATCATCAGGTTCAGCCTTTTGGGCAGCCTCTTGTGCGGCATGGCCCTCCAAAAGCGTCCTGAACCCGGCCAGATGCTCAAGGCAAACCTTATTCTGCCTGATAAGCACCCCCATGCTCTCTTCCATGGCATGGGTATTGGCCGGCTGAATTCTGGCCCCGCCCTTTGCTCCGGTGCTGACACGGATCAGACCTTTTTGCTCGAGCACCCGCAAGGCCTCTCTCACGGTTCCCCGGCTGGTGTCAAACATCTCCTTGAGCTTCATTTCAGGGGGTAAACGTTCTCCCGGTTCCAGCTCTCCGCTAAAAATTGCCGCCTGGATCTGTTCAACCACATGCTGATAGGTTTTCAGAGGTTTGGTTTGGGTAATGGTCAGCCCCATAAGATCTCCTGGAAAAGTTTAATTGTCCTACAATTTAACCTTTTGTCTATCCCGGGTCAACCGATATTTATTAATTTCAATTGGAGATCCACAAGATTAATGATAAAAATCATAAACATCTCTCAAGGACAAAGGACACCATGAAGACCAACTCTATTTTTAAGGGATATATTTTCATTCTGACGGCTGCCGTGCTATTCGGGACCACAGGTACGGCCCAGATGCTGGGTGCAAAATCCATTTCCCCCTGGGTGATCGGGGCATTCAGGCTCATCATCGGCGGGCCTCTCCTGCTTGCCTTTGCCTCCGGCAGAAAACAAGCGGTCCCCGGCCACAACTCCTTCCTGGTCTTGGTTGCAAGCATTGGGGTGGTTTTGTTTCAATTTACTTTTTTTGCAGCCGTGGCCAGAACCGGGGTTGCAACGGCCACGCTGGTTTCCATCGGCAGCAGCCCGATAATTGCCGGAATTTTGGGCGCTTTATTTTTTAAAGAGCCCTTGGGCAAACCATGGACCATGGC
It encodes:
- a CDS encoding FadR family transcriptional regulator encodes the protein MGLTITQTKPLKTYQHVVEQIQAAIFSGELEPGERLPPEMKLKEMFDTSRGTVREALRVLEQKGLIRVSTGAKGGARIQPANTHAMEESMGVLIRQNKVCLEHLAGFRTLLEGHAAQEAAQKAEPDDLVLLGKILDQIRAHAKTDPDNWDEFNRLDAKFHLALAAMGKNPLVEANLKTVHGNVYTYFTRFLPFSRDLLDKDIQDLSLILNAVSRKDAKDAARLARAHVERFAVLMKEPNLGKDQ